From Brassica oleracea var. oleracea cultivar TO1000 chromosome C3, BOL, whole genome shotgun sequence, a single genomic window includes:
- the LOC106329262 gene encoding GDSL esterase/lipase 22-like, translating into MAGKCNLASVLGGFLVLTLLHNPLNVSGQNIPAVALFTFGDSNFDAGNKQTLTKANVAQGFWPYGKSRDDPNGKLSDGFITPDFVAKFMGIPIPIPAALKPNVNVSRGASFAVADATLLGAPVESLTLNQQVRKFNQMKAENWNDDFIKKSVFMIYIGANDYLNFTKNNPNADASAQQAFVTSVTNKLKNDISLLYSSGASKFVIQTLAPLGCLPIVRQDYNTGMDQCHEPLNNLAKQHNEKIGPMLNEMARTAPGFQFTVFDFYSVILRRTQRPSNYRFFVTNASCCGVGTHNAYGCGLPNVHSKLCEYQRSYLFFDGRHNTEKAQESFGHLLFGADPNVIQPMNVRELVVYPVDEPMSEVWLPTTSATVQASDSSSSASRGYEFY; encoded by the exons ATGGCAGGCAAGTGTAATTTAGCGAGTGTTCTAGGGGGATTTTTGGTATTGACACTGTTACACAACCCTCTCAACGTTTCCGGTCAAAATATCCCGGCGGTGGCTTTGTTTACCTTCGGTGACTCCAACTTCGACGCCGGAAACAAACAGACTCTCACTAAAGCAAACGTTGCCCAAGGTTTCTGGCCGTACGGTAAATCTAGAGATGACCCTAATGGCAAACTCTCCGACGGTTTCATCACTCCTGACTTCGTCG CAAAATTCATGGGGATTCCAATCCCAATCCCGGCGGCGCTTAAACCGAACGTCAATGTCTCACGTGGAGCTAGCTTCGCCGTTGCTGATGCTACTCTTCTCGGAGCTCCGGTTGAATCT CTGACTCTGAATCAACAAGTGAGGAAATTTAACCAAATGAAAGCAGAAAACTGGAATGATGACTTCATCAAGAAGTCAGTGTTTATGATATACATTGGTGCTAACGACTACTTGAATTTTACCAAGAACAACCCTAACGCAGATGCGTCTGCTCAACAAGCTTTCGTCACTTCCGTGACCAACAAGTTAAAGAATGATATCAGCTTGTTGTATTCATCAGGAGCTAGTAAGTTTGTGATCCAAACCCTTGCACCATTAGGTTGCTTACCCATAGTCAGACAAGATTACAACACTGGAATGGATCAATGCCACGAACCTCTCAACAACTTGGCTAAACAACACAACGAAAAAATCGGACCGATGTTGAACGAAATGGCTCGAACTGCTCCTGGTTTCCAATTTACCGTCTTCGATTTCTACAGTGTCATTCTTCGTAGGACGCAGAGACCCTCCAACTACA GGTTCTTCGTGACGAATGCATCGTGCTGCGGAGTTGGGACACACAATGCTTATGGTTGTGGTTTACCTAATGTGCACTCCAAGCTATGCGAGTACCAACGATCTTACTTATTCTTCGATGGACGTCACAATACCGAGAAGGCACAAGAAAGTTTTGGTCATCTTCTTTTTGGAGCCGATCCAAATGTGATCCAACCAATGAATGTCCGCGAGCTCGTTGTTTACCCAGTCGATGAACCTATGAGCGAGGTTTGGCTACCTACAACGTCAGCCACGGTCCAAGCCAGCGACTCTAGCTCGTCAGCAAGCCGCGGTTACGAGTTCTACTGA
- the LOC106331226 gene encoding uncharacterized mitochondrial protein AtMg00310-like produces the protein MRVARASPSVSHLLFADDSLIPANDRQQIKNTLGIQNEGGMGSYLGIPEDISGSKCKLFAFLKEKLLHRVNGWTGRWLSKGGKEVLIKSILLALLTYVMSSFLLPLEICENLAAAIAQFWWSLNPSKRGIHWAKWEKMCAPREEGGIGFRMIHEFNLALLAKQLWRLVQFPESLVARVLRGKYYRLSLPLRAGAVDSPSYVWTSIIAARKLLLLDIRSKVHSGYEINVWEDPWIPLTPARPARSRVPVVNPKMTVSSLINFESKEWDARLLEQYVDQEDIPMIQSLA, from the exons ATGCGAGTCGCTCGCGCTAGCCCCTCGGTATCACACCTTCTCTTTGCTGATGATAGCCT GATCCCAGCGAATGATCGACAACAGATTAAAAACACACTTGGTATCCAAAACGAAGGCGGAATGGGATCCTACTTAGGAATCCCAGAAGACATTAGTGGATCAAAGTGTAAACTATTTGCTTTCTTAAAGGAGAAACTATTACACAGAGTGAATGGTTGGACTGGTAGATGGTTGTCTAAGGGAGGAAAGGAAGTCTTAATTAAATCTATATTGCTAGCTCTTCTGACTTATGTCATGTCCAGTTTCCTGCTTCCTTTGGAGATATGTGAGAATCTAGCAGCTGCCATCGCACAATTTTGGTGGAGTTTGAATCCGTCAAAAAGAGGTATTCATTGGGCAAAGTGGGAAAAGATGTGTGCACCTCGAGAGGAGGGAGGAATTGGGTTCCGCATGATCCATGAATTCAACCTAGCTCTCTTAGCTAAACAACTTTGGCGTCTTGTTCAGTTTCCAGAATCATTAGTAGCGAGAGTTCTTCGGGGAAAGTACTATCGACTGAGTTTGCCTTTGCGAGCAGGAGCAGTTGATTCACCATCGTATGTATGGACTAGTATTATAGCTGCGAGGAAGTTACTACTTCTGGATATTAGAAGCAAAGTGCATTCAGGATATGAAATTAATGTGTGGGAGGATCCTTGGATTCCTTTGACGCCAGCAAGACCGGCTCGCTCCCGGGTCCCAGTAGTAAACCCAAAGATGACTGTCAGCAGTCTCATTAATTTTGAATCAAAGGAGTGGGATGCTCGCTTATTGGAACAATATGTAGATCAAGAGGATATACCGATGATTCAGAGTTTGGCTTAA